A single genomic interval of Lepidochelys kempii isolate rLepKem1 chromosome 13, rLepKem1.hap2, whole genome shotgun sequence harbors:
- the PLAGL2 gene encoding zinc finger protein PLAGL2 isoform X1: MTAFFTSVPTWIQDAKQEEEETGWKLVPRQRGREAESQGKCQCEISGTSFTNVDKLRTHTFTHTEQRPYNCPQLHCGKAFASKYKLYRHMATHSAQKPHQCMYCEKMFHRKDHLRNHLQTHDPNKEALHCPECGKNYNTKLGFRRHLAMHAAASGDLSCKVCLQTFENTQVLLEHLKAHSRRASGGAKEKKHSCDHCDRRFYTRKDVRRHLVVHTGRKDFLCQYCAQRFGRKDHLTRHMKKSHSQELLKIKTEPVDMLGLLSCSSAVAVKEELSPVLCMASRDMMSGKSFPGMLPMGMYSTHLQAMPSSGMPHSLVPNSLPMGMSYPLESSSPISSPPQPPPKYQLGSTSYLPEKLPKAEVESFLSELPGSLSLSSGEPQSSSPQPVTLDETLLSKSPANLSEALCAANMDFSHLLGFLPLNLPPCNPPVSSGGLVMGYSQGETQPLLTTLQPQPQESPGAGGSLNFGPLHSLPPVFTSSLSTTTLPRFHQAFQ, from the exons ATGACGGCATTTTTTACCAGTGTTCCTACCTGGATTCAAGATgcaaagcaggaggaggaggagacaggcTGGAAATTAGTCCCCAGGCAAAGGGGTCGAGAGGCTGAAAGTCAAGGCAAGTGCCAATGTGAAATTTCTGGGACCTCCTTTACCAATGTGGACAAGCTGAGAACTCACACGTTCACTCATACGGAGCAGAGACCTTACAACTGCCCTCAGCTGCACTGTGGGAAGGCCTTTGCATCCAAGTACAAGCTCTATAG GCACATGGCCACACACTCTGCCCAGAAACCTCACCAGTGTATGTACTGCGAGAAAATGTTCCACCGGAAGGACCATCTCCGCAATCACCTGCAGACTCATGACCCCAACAAAGAAGCCCTCcactgccctgagtgtgggaagaaCTACAACACCAAACTAGGCTTCAGGCGACACCTGGCTATGCATGCAGCTGCCAGTGGCGATCTGAGCTGCAAAGTGTGCCTGCagacctttgagaacactcagGTCCTCCTGGAACACCTCAAGGCTCATTCCAGGAGGGCATCTGGTGGAGCAAAGGAAAAGAAGCACTCGTGTGATCACTGTGACAGACGCTTCTACACACGTAAAGATGTGCGGAGACACCTTGTGGTGCACACAGGGCGGAAGGACTTCCTGTGCCAGTATTGTGCTCAGAGGTTTGGGCGGAAGGACCACCTGACCAGGCACATGAAGAAGAGCCACTCCCAAGAATTGCTGAAGATCAAGACAGAGCCAGTTGACATGTTGGGTCTCCTAAGCTGCAGCTCAGCTGTAGCAGTGAAAGAAGAGTTGAGTCCAGTTTTATGTATGGCATCCAGAGACATGATGAGTGGTAAGAGCTTTCCTGGCATGCTGCCTATGGGCATGTACAGTACACACCTCCAAGCTATGCCAAGTTCAGGGATGCCCCATTCTTTGGTTCCCAACTCTCTTCCAATGGGAATGAGTTATCCTCTGGAATCTTCTTCTCCTATCTCCTCCCCACCACAACCTCCTCCGAAGTACCAGCTCGGATCTACCTCATATTTACCTGAGAAACTACCCAAAGCAGAGGTGGAGAGCTTTCTGTCAGAGCTTCCTGGCAGTCTGTCTCTCTCATCTGGTGAGCCTCAGTCCTCCTCACCTCAGCCAGTAACTCTGGACGAGACTCTGCTTTCCAAGAGCCCTGCTAACCTTTCAGAGGCTCTCTGTGCTGCTAACATGGATTTTTCTCATCTTCTGGGCTTCCTCCCCCTGAATCTTCCTCCATGTAACCCACCTGTGTCATCAGGGGGGCTGGTCATGGGCTACTCACAGGGGGAAACCCAGCCATTGCTTACCACTTTGCAACCTCAACCTCAAGAATCTCCCGGAGCTGGAGGCTCCCTGAACTTTGGTCCCCTTCATTCATTACCCCCTGTCTTCACCTCCAGCTTGAGCACAACCACCCTGCCACGTTTCCACCAGGCATTCCAATAA